TTCTGAATTAAAACTTGATCCTTCAGGATTTAAGGATAAAGCAAATCAGGAGTTTTTGAAAGAGCTCCAGCAAACTACGTTAAAGTTTTGAAAGTCACTTTTTTGGGTACGGGAACTTCACAGGGAGTCCCAGTTATTGCTTGCACTTGTCCTGTTTGTAGTTCTTTGGATTACAGAGACAAGCGTTTCAGAACTTCGGTGCACTTTGAGGAAAAGGGGTATTCATTCGTAGTTGACACTGGCCCAGACTTCCGTTCTCAAATGCTTCGGGCAAAAATCCAGTCTTTGGATGCCATACTTTTTACCCATCAGCACAAAGACCATACGGCTGGATTGGATGACATCCGTCCTTTTAATTTTATCCAACAAAAGGACATGCCTGTATTCGGCACGAAACCGGTAATTGAGCAACTTCAAAAAGAATACGAATACATATTCAGTCATGTAAAATATCCCGGGATTCCTCAAGTCAATTGCATCGAAATCGATGAAAACCCGTTTCATTTTAACGGAATCCGAATTACGCCCATCCCTGTTTTGCATTACAAACTGCCTGTCTTGGGTTTTAGAATCGGAGATTTTTCCTATATCACGGATGCGAATTTTATCCCTGATTCCTCCAAAAAACTTTTGGAAGGAACCAAAATCCTCGTTCTGAATGCGCTTCAAATAGAATCACATATTTCGCATTTCACCTTAGATCAAGCCATAGAACAAGCCCAGTCAATTGGTGCTGAGCAGACCTATTTCACCCATATTTCACATCGAATGGGGCTTCATCGTGAGGTCGAAGCAAATCTCCCAGAAGGGATTTTTCTCGCTTATGACGGATTAGAACTACAGGTAGACTGATGCATCTCAATTACCATTTTCTTCGGTACCTGATTCCTGAACTAAACGAACAATTAGCAGGAAATCAGATTTCCGCCTGCTTTTCACAAAGTAAGGATGAATTGATCATCGAAACCGACGGCCCAAACTCTCATCGAGTAATCCGTGCACACTTACTTCCACCACAGGTTTATTTGGCCTTTCCTGAAGTTTTTCATCGCGCCAAACGGAACACGATTGATCTTTTTGAACCCATCATTGGAGATATAATAGAATCATTTTCTACGATTTCTTTTGAACGTGCCTTTTGGATGAATCTAAAGTCAGGGAAAAGGGTATTATTCAAGCTCCATGGTAACCGAAGTAATTTGATCTTATTTGAGGCAAATCAAGATTTTCCCTCTCTCCTTTTCAGAAATGAAATCTCCGAGGATAAGACTTTAAACCCCGATAGCCTTGAAAAGCACCAGGATTTATCGTGGGATCAATTTCAATCCGTGGATGGAAATGCCTCGATTTTTCTTCCGACACTTGGTAAGGTACCTCGTCAATGGCTTAAGGAAAAGGGATATCCAGAAGCAGACCTACATCGAAAATGGATGTTAATGCAGGAGCTGCTTGACATGCTCGACACCCCTCTATTTAGCTTAGCAAAAGCTGAAGATGAGCTATTCTTATCCCTCCTGCCAGAACAGAATACTTTAAAAACATTCGCAAATCCAGTAGAAGCTTGCAATGAACTGTTCTACCTACAGCTAGTCAAGGGGAGTTTTGAAAAAGAAAAACAGGGGATTCTTAAGGGACTCTTGGATCAGTTCAAAAAGACCGAATCCTATTTAGCAAAGGCGAAAGGAAAGCTTCATGAACTGCAGGAATCTGCGCCTCCTTCTCAACTTGCCGATGTCATCATGGCCAACCTACATCAATTTACAGGTGGACTAAAGCAGGTTGAATTGGTTAATTTTTACACCAATGAGACTATTCAAATTGAACTAAAAAAAGGTCAAAAACCGCAAGATTTGGCTGAGTCGCTTTATCGAAAATCCAAAAATCGACAATTAGAGTTTGATCAAATCAAAAAAACGATTGAAGCAAAAGAGGTATTTTTGGCGCTAACCAAAGATAAAATCAATCAATTGGAGGAAGTTCAGGATTTCAAACAATTGAAACGCTACCTTCAACAACACCAAGAAGATAAAAAGACCAATCAGGAGACGAGCAGCTTACCGTTTAAGGTTTTTGAATATGAAGGGTTTACGATTTGGGTTGGAAAATCTGCCAAAGATAACGATGAAATGCTCCGAGGATTTGCGCATAAGGATGACCTATGGCTACATGCTCGGCAAGCTGCAGGTTCGCATGTAATTATTCGTAAAAAAGGAATGCCTGTAGTCCCCAAAGCCGTATTAGAGCGTGCCGCTGGATTAGCAGCTTTCTATTCAAAACTTAAAAATGAAAGCCTTGCACCTGTCATATACACAGAAGCAAAGTATGTACGAAAAGTGAAGGGAAGTGCTCCAGGTTCAGTCATGGTGGATCGAGAAAGTGTCCTTTTGATCCCTCCACAAGGTCCAGATGAGGATACTTCGGCTACTAAAAATTAGGTCGATTTAGATTTC
Above is a window of Algoriphagus sanaruensis DNA encoding:
- a CDS encoding MBL fold metallo-hydrolase: MKVTFLGTGTSQGVPVIACTCPVCSSLDYRDKRFRTSVHFEEKGYSFVVDTGPDFRSQMLRAKIQSLDAILFTHQHKDHTAGLDDIRPFNFIQQKDMPVFGTKPVIEQLQKEYEYIFSHVKYPGIPQVNCIEIDENPFHFNGIRITPIPVLHYKLPVLGFRIGDFSYITDANFIPDSSKKLLEGTKILVLNALQIESHISHFTLDQAIEQAQSIGAEQTYFTHISHRMGLHREVEANLPEGIFLAYDGLELQVD
- a CDS encoding NFACT RNA binding domain-containing protein, which codes for MHLNYHFLRYLIPELNEQLAGNQISACFSQSKDELIIETDGPNSHRVIRAHLLPPQVYLAFPEVFHRAKRNTIDLFEPIIGDIIESFSTISFERAFWMNLKSGKRVLFKLHGNRSNLILFEANQDFPSLLFRNEISEDKTLNPDSLEKHQDLSWDQFQSVDGNASIFLPTLGKVPRQWLKEKGYPEADLHRKWMLMQELLDMLDTPLFSLAKAEDELFLSLLPEQNTLKTFANPVEACNELFYLQLVKGSFEKEKQGILKGLLDQFKKTESYLAKAKGKLHELQESAPPSQLADVIMANLHQFTGGLKQVELVNFYTNETIQIELKKGQKPQDLAESLYRKSKNRQLEFDQIKKTIEAKEVFLALTKDKINQLEEVQDFKQLKRYLQQHQEDKKTNQETSSLPFKVFEYEGFTIWVGKSAKDNDEMLRGFAHKDDLWLHARQAAGSHVIIRKKGMPVVPKAVLERAAGLAAFYSKLKNESLAPVIYTEAKYVRKVKGSAPGSVMVDRESVLLIPPQGPDEDTSATKN